The Streptomyces sp. SS1-1 genome has a segment encoding these proteins:
- a CDS encoding aldose epimerase family protein: MSEHFGTLSDGTEVHRWTLERAGVRARVLSYGGIVQSLEVPDRDGRTADVVLGFADLDGYVTHTGPYLGALIGRYANRIAGGRFPLDGVTYALDPNTPPNSLHGGARGFDKRVWDVTPVEHGLRLTRVSPHGEEGFPGRLEVTATYTLEADGALRFVYEAVTDAPTVVNLTNHSYFNLAGADAGDAGGHELRLDASRFTPVDADLIPTGVLEDVTGSRFDFRRTRKVGSGYDHNFVLDKGVTEDAREVAELYDPSTGRVLTVATTEPGLQLYTADKLDAPFSPGDGIALETQHFPDSPNRPDFPSTVLRPGEVYRSETVYAFSAR; the protein is encoded by the coding sequence ATGAGCGAACACTTCGGCACACTTTCCGACGGCACGGAGGTCCATCGCTGGACCCTGGAGCGCGCGGGCGTTCGGGCGCGAGTCCTGTCGTACGGCGGGATCGTGCAGTCACTGGAGGTGCCCGACCGGGACGGCCGGACGGCCGACGTGGTCCTCGGGTTCGCCGATCTCGACGGGTACGTGACGCACACCGGGCCGTATCTCGGCGCGCTGATCGGGCGGTACGCCAACCGGATCGCGGGCGGCCGTTTCCCGCTGGACGGGGTCACCTACGCGCTCGACCCCAACACCCCGCCGAACTCGCTGCACGGCGGCGCCCGGGGCTTCGACAAGCGCGTGTGGGACGTGACGCCCGTCGAGCACGGGCTGCGGCTGACGAGGGTCAGCCCGCACGGCGAGGAGGGCTTCCCGGGGCGCCTGGAGGTGACGGCGACGTACACCCTGGAGGCCGACGGGGCGCTGCGGTTCGTGTACGAGGCGGTGACGGACGCGCCGACCGTGGTGAATCTGACCAACCACAGCTACTTCAACCTCGCGGGCGCGGACGCCGGTGACGCGGGCGGTCATGAACTGCGGCTGGACGCCTCCCGGTTCACCCCGGTGGACGCGGACCTCATCCCGACCGGCGTCCTGGAGGACGTCACGGGCTCCCGCTTCGACTTCCGCCGGACGCGCAAGGTCGGCTCCGGGTACGACCACAACTTCGTGCTGGACAAGGGTGTCACGGAGGACGCGCGGGAGGTCGCCGAGCTGTACGACCCCTCGACCGGGCGGGTGCTGACGGTGGCCACGACCGAGCCCGGCCTGCAGCTGTACACGGCCGACAAGCTGGACGCGCCCTTCTCCCCCGGCGACGGCATCGCGCTGGAGACCCAGCACTTCCCGGACTCCCCGAACCGGCCGGACTTCCCGAGCACGGTGCTGCGGCCCGGCGAGGTGTACCGGTCGGAGACGGTGTACGCCTTCTCGGCGCGCTGA
- a CDS encoding EI24 domain-containing protein, which yields MRDLGAGFRFLLKGQRWVARHGRQYGFGLIPGLITLVLYAATLVALALWGQDLVGWSTPFADGWASPWRGLFRGLLTAVLFALALLLSVVTFTAVTLLIGQPFYESLSERVDRDVSPDGTAPESGLPFWRDLWISGRDSLRIVVRAAVWGVLLFAAGFIPVVGQTVVPVLGVVVTGFFLTEELTAVALQRRRVELRERLTLLRSRKMLVWGFGTPLAAAFLVPFAAVFLMPGAVAGATLMARELAGEETREDEPGEPAGEKVTR from the coding sequence ATGCGCGATCTCGGTGCCGGTTTCAGGTTTCTCCTCAAGGGCCAGCGATGGGTGGCCCGGCACGGCAGGCAGTACGGCTTCGGGCTGATCCCGGGCCTGATCACCCTGGTGCTGTACGCGGCCACGCTGGTGGCCCTCGCGCTGTGGGGCCAGGACCTCGTGGGCTGGTCCACCCCGTTCGCCGACGGCTGGGCGAGCCCATGGCGGGGCCTGTTCCGCGGGTTGCTCACCGCCGTCCTGTTCGCCCTGGCCCTGCTGCTGTCCGTGGTCACCTTCACCGCCGTGACCCTGCTGATCGGCCAGCCCTTCTACGAGAGCCTCTCGGAGCGCGTCGACCGGGACGTCTCGCCCGACGGCACCGCGCCCGAGTCCGGGCTGCCGTTCTGGCGGGATCTGTGGATCTCCGGCCGCGACAGCCTGCGGATCGTCGTGCGCGCCGCCGTGTGGGGCGTGCTGCTGTTCGCGGCCGGCTTCATCCCGGTCGTCGGGCAGACGGTCGTCCCGGTCCTCGGTGTGGTCGTCACCGGCTTCTTCCTCACCGAGGAGCTGACGGCGGTCGCCCTCCAGCGCCGCCGCGTCGAGCTGCGCGAGCGCCTGACGCTCCTGCGCTCGCGCAAGATGCTCGTCTGGGGCTTCGGCACTCCGCTCGCCGCCGCCTTCCTGGTGCCGTTCGCCGCCGTGTTCCTGATGCCCGGCGCGGTCGCGGGCGCCACGCTGATGGCCCGGGAGCTGGCGGGAGAGGAGACGCGGGAGGACGAGCCGGGCGAGCCCGCGGGCGAGAAGGTCACCCGGTGA
- a CDS encoding glycoside hydrolase family 3 protein, whose translation MAGTRTQADAAREAVVEAALARLDLDAKTRLLSGQDMWTLPALPEIGLPSLVMSDGPIGVRGVRWTADDPSVALPSPTALAAAWDPDLAHRAGVLLAQEARRKGVHVLLAPTVNLHRSPLGGRHFEAYSEDPYLTGVIGAGYVSGVQSGGVGTTVKHFVANDAETERFTVNNVVGERALRELYLAPFEHIVEHASPWGVMTAYNTVNGTTMTEHRRLVEEVLRGEWGFDGVNVSDWAAARDTAAALDGGLDIAMPGPRTVYGEALARAVRAGEVPEARVDDAVRNVLRLAARVGILPGAEPAVTALPPETDGPALAREIARRSFVLVRNENALPLPPGGTVALIGGAARDARVLGGGSATVFPARTVSPLDGLTAALPEGALTYAVGADPSTELGVADKGFTLRAVCRDASGNVLGTGSAPSGHIQWMGSDLPDGVTHETLHSVELTGTFTPRVTGAHTFGVKGIGAFTLVIDGTTYYDDVQRPTKDDPFISFFGAPVPRAQPELTEGAPVEVSLTYVVEHPEDAPLRVVGFTLAHQEPLRDPDELIAEAAEAARAADTAVVVVATTERVESEGFDRIDLRLPGRQDDLVRAVAAANPRTVVVVNSGSPVELPWRDEVAAVLLGWFPGQEGGAALADVLTGAEEPGGRLPTTWGSLADAPVTEVVPTDGELAYTEGVFIGYRAWEKAGRAPAYPFGHGLGYTTWAYESAEVKGATVRVRVRNTGERPGREVVQVYLSPAEPDAGRPARWLAGFAGVSAEPGESGEAVIELTRRAFEVWDETTEAWTFVKGSYEIQLGRSISDRRLTATINV comes from the coding sequence ATGGCGGGAACGCGCACCCAGGCCGATGCAGCACGTGAGGCGGTCGTGGAGGCGGCCCTCGCCCGGCTCGACCTCGACGCGAAGACACGGCTGCTCTCCGGCCAGGACATGTGGACCCTGCCCGCCCTGCCCGAGATCGGCCTGCCCTCCCTCGTGATGTCGGACGGCCCGATCGGCGTCCGCGGGGTGCGCTGGACCGCCGACGACCCGTCCGTCGCCCTGCCCTCCCCGACCGCCCTGGCCGCCGCCTGGGACCCGGACCTCGCCCACCGCGCCGGCGTCCTCCTCGCCCAGGAGGCCCGCCGCAAGGGCGTCCACGTCCTGCTCGCCCCCACCGTCAACCTGCACCGCTCCCCGCTCGGCGGACGCCACTTCGAGGCGTACAGCGAGGACCCGTACCTCACCGGGGTCATCGGCGCGGGCTATGTCTCGGGCGTCCAGTCCGGCGGCGTCGGCACCACCGTGAAACACTTCGTCGCCAACGACGCCGAGACCGAGCGCTTCACCGTGAACAACGTCGTCGGCGAACGCGCCCTGCGCGAGCTGTACCTGGCGCCCTTCGAGCACATCGTGGAACACGCCAGCCCCTGGGGCGTGATGACCGCGTACAACACGGTCAACGGCACGACCATGACCGAGCACCGGCGCCTCGTCGAGGAGGTGCTGCGCGGCGAGTGGGGCTTCGACGGCGTCAACGTCTCCGACTGGGCGGCCGCCCGCGACACCGCCGCCGCCCTCGACGGCGGCCTCGACATCGCCATGCCCGGCCCCCGGACCGTCTACGGCGAGGCCCTCGCCCGGGCCGTGCGCGCCGGGGAGGTCCCCGAGGCCCGGGTCGACGACGCCGTGCGCAACGTCCTGCGGCTGGCCGCCCGCGTCGGCATCCTCCCCGGCGCCGAACCGGCCGTCACCGCCCTCCCGCCCGAGACCGACGGCCCCGCCCTCGCCCGCGAGATCGCCCGCCGCTCCTTCGTCCTCGTCCGCAACGAGAACGCCCTGCCGCTGCCGCCCGGCGGCACCGTCGCCCTGATCGGCGGCGCCGCCCGCGACGCCCGCGTCCTGGGCGGCGGCTCCGCGACCGTCTTCCCGGCCCGCACCGTCTCCCCGCTCGACGGCCTCACCGCCGCCCTCCCCGAAGGCGCCCTCACCTACGCCGTCGGCGCCGACCCCAGCACCGAACTCGGCGTGGCCGACAAGGGGTTCACCCTGCGGGCCGTGTGCCGGGACGCGTCGGGGAACGTCCTCGGCACCGGCTCCGCGCCCAGCGGGCACATCCAGTGGATGGGCTCCGACCTCCCCGACGGCGTCACCCACGAGACCCTGCACAGCGTCGAGCTGACCGGCACGTTCACCCCGCGCGTCACCGGCGCCCACACCTTCGGCGTCAAGGGCATCGGCGCCTTCACGCTCGTCATCGACGGCACCACGTACTACGACGACGTCCAGCGCCCCACCAAGGACGACCCGTTCATCAGCTTCTTCGGCGCCCCCGTCCCGCGCGCCCAGCCCGAACTCACCGAAGGCGCCCCCGTCGAGGTCTCCCTCACCTACGTCGTCGAGCACCCCGAGGACGCCCCGCTCAGGGTCGTCGGCTTCACGCTGGCCCACCAGGAGCCGCTGCGCGACCCCGACGAGCTCATCGCCGAGGCCGCCGAGGCCGCGCGCGCCGCCGACACCGCCGTCGTGGTGGTCGCCACCACCGAACGCGTCGAGTCGGAGGGCTTCGACCGCATCGACCTGCGGCTCCCCGGCCGCCAGGACGACCTGGTCCGCGCCGTCGCCGCCGCCAACCCCCGCACGGTCGTCGTCGTCAACTCCGGGTCCCCGGTGGAACTGCCGTGGCGCGACGAGGTCGCCGCCGTGCTGCTCGGCTGGTTCCCGGGCCAGGAGGGCGGCGCCGCCCTCGCCGACGTGCTCACCGGCGCCGAGGAGCCCGGCGGACGGCTGCCCACCACCTGGGGCTCGCTGGCGGACGCCCCGGTCACCGAGGTCGTCCCCACCGACGGCGAACTCGCCTACACCGAGGGCGTCTTCATCGGCTACCGCGCCTGGGAGAAGGCGGGCCGCGCCCCGGCGTACCCGTTCGGGCACGGCCTCGGCTACACCACCTGGGCGTACGAGTCCGCCGAGGTCAAGGGCGCCACGGTCCGGGTGCGGGTGCGCAACACCGGAGAGCGGCCGGGCCGCGAGGTCGTCCAGGTCTATCTGTCGCCCGCGGAGCCGGACGCCGGACGGCCCGCGCGGTGGCTCGCCGGGTTCGCCGGCGTCTCCGCCGAGCCGGGGGAGAGCGGCGAGGCCGTGATCGAGTTGACCCGCCGGGCTTTCGAGGTGTGGGACGAGACGACCGAGGCGTGGACCTTTGTGAAGGGTTCGTACGAGATTCAGCTCGGACGCTCGATCTCCGACCGCAGGCTGACCGCGACGATTAACGTCTGA
- a CDS encoding serine hydrolase domain-containing protein, whose translation MAPEIHGTVADGFEAVREEFAAFVATERPDYEGQVAAYVHGERVVDLWAGPGAGADSLYGVFSSSKGAAHLVVALFVQDGVLDLDREVASYWPEFAAEGKAGITLRELIAHRAGVVGLDAGFTLDELADDRAIAERLAGQRPFWRPGTAFGYHALSVAALTGEVVRRATGRTLQEVYEERVRAPHDLGFFLGLPEALEDRYRSVQPMEPTPQQQAELDAVPAGPHTLASIAFNTHVPMPGQLADYPNSRAVRANGPASAGGVASARGLAGMYAAAVSGLGGRPPLLKPDTVAEVGQIHSTGQDLVSRTYKSFGLGFQAVSDPWYPFLGAGAFGHAGASGSQAFADPRSGLAYGYTRRRYAYPGGAAVENDRLVRAVHTAALAV comes from the coding sequence ATGGCACCGGAGATCCACGGCACGGTCGCGGACGGCTTCGAGGCGGTACGGGAGGAGTTCGCGGCGTTCGTGGCCACGGAACGGCCGGACTACGAGGGCCAGGTCGCCGCGTACGTGCACGGCGAACGGGTGGTCGACCTGTGGGCGGGCCCGGGCGCCGGGGCCGACTCCCTCTACGGGGTGTTCTCGTCGTCCAAGGGCGCGGCCCATCTGGTGGTGGCACTGTTCGTCCAGGACGGGGTACTGGACCTCGACCGTGAAGTCGCCTCGTACTGGCCCGAGTTCGCGGCCGAGGGCAAGGCCGGGATCACGCTGCGCGAGCTGATCGCGCACCGCGCCGGGGTGGTCGGACTCGACGCCGGGTTCACGCTGGACGAGCTGGCCGACGACCGGGCGATCGCCGAACGCCTCGCCGGGCAGCGGCCGTTCTGGCGGCCGGGCACGGCGTTCGGCTACCACGCGCTCAGCGTCGCCGCGCTCACCGGCGAGGTCGTGCGGCGCGCCACCGGCCGCACCCTCCAGGAGGTCTACGAGGAGCGCGTCCGCGCCCCGCACGACCTGGGCTTCTTCCTCGGGCTGCCCGAGGCGCTGGAGGACCGCTACCGCTCGGTGCAGCCGATGGAGCCGACGCCGCAGCAGCAGGCGGAGCTGGACGCCGTGCCGGCCGGACCGCACACGCTGGCCTCGATCGCCTTCAACACGCATGTGCCGATGCCGGGGCAGCTCGCGGACTACCCCAACTCCCGTGCGGTGCGGGCGAACGGGCCCGCCTCGGCGGGCGGTGTGGCCTCCGCGCGGGGTCTCGCGGGGATGTACGCGGCGGCCGTGAGCGGGCTGGGCGGGCGCCCGCCGCTGCTGAAGCCGGACACGGTCGCCGAGGTCGGCCAGATCCACTCCACCGGCCAGGACCTGGTGTCCCGGACGTACAAGTCGTTCGGGCTCGGCTTCCAGGCGGTGTCGGACCCCTGGTACCCGTTCCTGGGCGCCGGTGCGTTCGGGCACGCCGGGGCGAGCGGCTCGCAGGCGTTCGCCGACCCGCGCAGCGGTCTGGCGTACGGCTACACGCGGCGCCGCTACGCCTACCCGGGCGGTGCGGCCGTGGAGAACGACCGGCTGGTGCGGGCGGTGCACACCGCGGCGCTGGCCGTCTGA
- a CDS encoding TetR/AcrR family transcriptional regulator, protein MPYGDAMNARVRGEERRAEIVRAALEVIAERGYRGASLAAVAERVGLTQQGLMHHFPTKDALLVAVLQERDRWDAVPDSRWRVDLLAALVEYNAMRPGIVQTFSALLGESVTDGHPARAYFSERYTRVRASMAEMLRAEYGDRLPNGLTPERTAPLLVAVMDGLQYQWLLDPASVDMPGAFRDFLRLLGEPRS, encoded by the coding sequence ATCCCGTACGGTGACGCCATGAACGCGAGGGTCAGGGGCGAGGAGCGCCGCGCCGAGATCGTCCGGGCGGCGCTGGAGGTCATCGCCGAGCGCGGCTACCGGGGCGCGAGCCTGGCCGCGGTCGCCGAACGGGTGGGGCTCACCCAGCAGGGCCTGATGCACCACTTCCCGACCAAGGACGCGCTGCTCGTCGCCGTGCTCCAGGAGCGGGACCGGTGGGACGCCGTGCCGGACAGCCGGTGGCGGGTCGATCTGCTGGCCGCGCTGGTCGAGTACAACGCGATGCGGCCGGGCATCGTGCAGACCTTCTCGGCGCTGCTCGGTGAGAGCGTGACGGACGGGCATCCGGCGCGGGCGTACTTCTCCGAGCGGTACACGCGGGTGCGGGCGAGCATGGCGGAGATGCTGCGCGCCGAGTACGGCGACCGGCTGCCGAACGGGCTGACGCCCGAGCGCACCGCCCCGCTGCTGGTCGCCGTCATGGACGGGCTGCAGTACCAGTGGCTGCTGGACCCCGCGTCGGTGGACATGCCGGGCGCGTTCCGGGACTTCCTGCGGCTGCTCGGCGAGCCGCGGAGCTGA
- a CDS encoding SGNH/GDSL hydrolase family protein has product MRMRRLVPRVVLAAVTAAVLGASGCDAVGGAGPAPSGTAARGARPSPRPTPVWDRSPASVAAVGDSITTGFDACAVLSDCPEVSWATGTRPAVDSLAVRLLGRQKAAERSWNLAVTGARMGDVPGQMARAVTHRPQLVTVMAGANDACRRSVGSMTPVAEFRASFEEALRTLRRSLPKSQVYVASVPNLMRLWEQGRTSPMGRQVWKLGICPSMLGDAESLTAEANERRATVQDRVEAYNAVLRDVCAKDRRCRFDGGAVHDFRFGQAQLSQWDFFHPSVDGQARLAEIAYRTVTN; this is encoded by the coding sequence ATGCGGATGCGACGGCTTGTCCCACGCGTGGTCCTCGCCGCCGTGACCGCGGCCGTGCTGGGCGCGTCCGGCTGTGATGCCGTGGGCGGCGCCGGCCCCGCCCCGTCGGGGACGGCGGCGCGGGGCGCGCGGCCCTCGCCGAGGCCGACGCCGGTGTGGGACCGCAGCCCCGCCTCGGTCGCGGCGGTCGGCGACTCGATCACCACCGGCTTCGACGCCTGCGCGGTCCTGTCGGACTGCCCCGAGGTGTCCTGGGCGACCGGCACCCGTCCGGCGGTCGACAGCCTGGCGGTACGGCTGCTGGGCCGGCAGAAGGCGGCGGAGCGCAGCTGGAACCTCGCGGTGACGGGGGCCCGGATGGGTGATGTTCCCGGCCAGATGGCGCGGGCCGTGACGCATCGGCCGCAGCTGGTCACGGTGATGGCGGGCGCCAACGACGCCTGCCGCAGGTCGGTCGGCTCGATGACGCCGGTGGCCGAGTTCCGCGCGAGCTTCGAGGAGGCGCTGCGCACGCTGCGCCGGTCGCTGCCGAAGTCGCAGGTGTACGTGGCGAGCGTGCCGAATCTGATGCGGCTGTGGGAGCAGGGCCGGACGAGCCCGATGGGCCGTCAGGTGTGGAAGCTGGGGATCTGCCCGTCGATGCTGGGGGACGCGGAGTCCCTGACGGCGGAGGCGAACGAGCGCCGGGCGACCGTGCAGGACCGGGTCGAGGCGTACAACGCGGTGCTGAGGGACGTCTGCGCGAAGGACCGCCGCTGCCGGTTCGACGGCGGCGCGGTGCATGACTTCCGTTTCGGGCAGGCGCAGTTGAGCCAGTGGGACTTCTTCCATCCGAGCGTCGACGGGCAGGCGCGGCTGGCGGAGATCGCCTACCGGACGGTCACGAACTAG
- the fabF gene encoding beta-ketoacyl-ACP synthase II translates to MSPTNRTVVVTGIGATTPLGGDAASTWEGLVAGRSGVKPLEQDWAADQAVRIAATIAVEPTEVIPRPQARRLDRSAQFALVAAQEAWKDAGFEARAGEDPNVDPDRLGAVIASGIGGVTTLLDQYDVLKEKGVRRVSPHTVPMLMPNGPSANVGLAVGARAGVHTPVSACASGAEAIGYAIEMIRTGRADVVIAGGTEAAIHPLPIAAFGNMMAMSKNNDDPQGASRPYDVARDGFVLGEGAGVIVLESAEHAAKRGARVYAEAVGQGISADAHDIVQPEPEGRGISHALQNLLDRTDLDPAEIVHVNAHATSTPAGDIAELKALRKVFGDDADHMAVSATKSMTGHLLGGAGGVESVATVLALYHRVAPPTINVENLDPEAEANADVVRGEARKLPVEGRIAALNDSFGFGGHNVVLAFRTV, encoded by the coding sequence GTGAGCCCGACCAATCGCACCGTGGTCGTCACCGGTATCGGCGCAACCACACCGCTGGGTGGCGACGCAGCCTCTACCTGGGAGGGCCTGGTCGCCGGACGTTCCGGCGTCAAGCCCCTGGAGCAGGACTGGGCCGCCGACCAGGCGGTCCGTATCGCGGCGACCATCGCCGTGGAGCCGACCGAGGTCATCCCGCGGCCGCAGGCCCGCCGTCTGGACCGCTCGGCGCAGTTCGCGCTGGTCGCCGCCCAGGAGGCGTGGAAGGACGCCGGGTTCGAGGCCAGGGCCGGTGAGGACCCGAACGTCGACCCCGACCGGCTGGGCGCGGTCATCGCCTCCGGCATCGGCGGTGTGACGACGCTGCTCGACCAGTACGACGTGCTGAAGGAGAAGGGCGTCCGCCGCGTCTCCCCGCACACCGTCCCCATGCTGATGCCGAACGGCCCCTCCGCCAACGTCGGTCTGGCCGTGGGTGCCCGCGCGGGCGTGCACACGCCGGTGTCGGCGTGCGCCTCGGGCGCCGAGGCCATCGGCTACGCCATCGAGATGATCCGCACCGGCCGTGCCGACGTGGTGATCGCGGGCGGCACGGAGGCGGCCATCCACCCGCTGCCGATCGCCGCGTTCGGCAACATGATGGCGATGTCCAAGAACAACGACGACCCGCAGGGCGCGTCGCGTCCCTACGACGTCGCCCGCGACGGCTTCGTCCTCGGCGAGGGCGCCGGCGTGATCGTCCTGGAGTCCGCCGAGCACGCCGCGAAGCGCGGTGCCCGGGTGTACGCCGAGGCGGTCGGGCAGGGCATCTCCGCCGACGCGCACGACATCGTGCAGCCGGAGCCGGAGGGCCGCGGCATCTCGCACGCCCTGCAGAACCTGCTGGACCGCACCGACCTGGACCCGGCGGAGATCGTGCACGTGAACGCGCACGCCACGTCGACGCCGGCCGGTGACATCGCCGAACTGAAGGCGCTGCGCAAGGTCTTCGGCGACGACGCCGACCACATGGCCGTCTCCGCCACCAAGTCGATGACCGGTCACCTGCTGGGCGGCGCCGGCGGTGTCGAGAGCGTCGCGACCGTGCTCGCGCTCTACCACCGGGTGGCCCCGCCGACCATCAACGTGGAGAACCTCGACCCGGAGGCCGAGGCGAACGCCGACGTGGTCCGCGGCGAGGCCCGCAAGCTGCCCGTGGAGGGCCGTATCGCCGCGCTGAACGACTCGTTCGGCTTCGGCGGGCACAACGTGGTCCTGGCGTTCCGGACGGTCTGA
- a CDS encoding DUF3145 domain-containing protein, whose amino-acid sequence MTTRGVLYVHSAPRAMCPHVEWAVAGVLGTRVNLDWIRQPAAPSTWRSEFSWQGEAGTASKLASALRGWQMLRFEVTAEPCPTAEGERYSCTPDLGIFHAVTGMHGDILIPEDRLRAALTRAQREEADLEAEIAKLLGKPWDDELEPFRYAGEGAPVRWLHQVV is encoded by the coding sequence GTGACGACACGTGGAGTTCTGTACGTGCACTCCGCGCCGCGCGCGATGTGCCCGCACGTCGAGTGGGCCGTCGCCGGGGTGCTCGGCACGCGCGTCAACCTCGACTGGATCCGGCAGCCCGCCGCGCCCAGCACCTGGCGCTCGGAGTTCTCCTGGCAGGGCGAGGCCGGCACGGCGTCCAAGCTGGCGTCCGCCCTGCGCGGATGGCAGATGCTGCGCTTCGAGGTGACCGCCGAACCCTGCCCCACCGCCGAGGGCGAGCGCTACAGCTGCACCCCCGACCTCGGCATCTTCCACGCCGTCACCGGCATGCACGGCGACATCCTGATCCCCGAGGACCGGCTGCGCGCCGCCCTGACCCGCGCCCAGCGCGAGGAGGCGGACCTGGAGGCCGAGATCGCCAAGCTGCTGGGCAAGCCCTGGGACGACGAGCTGGAACCCTTCCGGTACGCGGGCGAGGGCGCGCCGGTGCGCTGGCTGCACCAGGTGGTCTGA
- a CDS encoding pyroglutamyl peptidase produces the protein MISPRVRTGVLALALLTGLAAPATGTAAATPRTAAAPTVEERRLTQAAPQEILRRSGFGAATAAFSRALDGAHGYAAARRAVERHGTALWRRAVDRAQGRGPAGGDLSRDDDRPLYWARLTMTRELRTWEPGFALDEGRRAALLDALERTSRGQGDLRLPREKGVRRILVTGFDPFTLDRDIRISNPSGAAALALDGTVVRTAAGPARVETAVFPVRWRDFAEGTVERALRPHLGRVDLFMTVSQGRVGRFDVERTNGAWRGGFPDNENASSTGLAPVADPGSQPQWTTTTLPYAAIVAAPTGRFPVYDNTSVTEIPAGGTEAVVRPDGPTPGSSARAGGGGDYLSNEIAYRATLLRDRLGLHDVLPGGHVHTPVLQFGAGNTDPASGAVTDPEFVRNRLDIIAQVRTILTVAAGSPVTG, from the coding sequence GTGATATCCCCCCGTGTTCGGACCGGAGTGCTCGCCCTGGCCCTGCTGACCGGCCTCGCGGCGCCCGCCACCGGCACCGCCGCCGCCACCCCCAGGACCGCCGCCGCCCCCACCGTCGAGGAGCGGCGGCTCACCCAGGCGGCCCCCCAGGAGATCCTGCGCCGCTCCGGGTTCGGCGCCGCCACCGCCGCCTTCTCCCGCGCCCTGGACGGCGCGCACGGCTACGCGGCGGCCCGCCGGGCCGTCGAGCGGCACGGGACGGCGCTGTGGCGGCGGGCCGTCGACCGGGCGCAGGGGCGGGGTCCGGCGGGCGGCGATCTGAGCCGGGACGACGACCGGCCGCTGTACTGGGCCCGGCTGACGATGACACGGGAACTGCGCACCTGGGAGCCGGGCTTCGCCCTGGACGAGGGGCGGCGGGCCGCACTGCTGGACGCGCTGGAGCGGACCTCGCGCGGGCAGGGCGACCTCCGGCTGCCGCGGGAGAAGGGCGTCCGGCGCATCCTGGTCACCGGGTTCGACCCGTTCACGCTGGACCGGGACATCCGGATCTCCAACCCGTCGGGGGCGGCCGCGCTGGCGCTGGACGGCACGGTCGTGCGGACGGCGGCCGGTCCGGCGCGGGTGGAGACCGCCGTCTTCCCGGTGCGCTGGCGGGACTTCGCCGAGGGGACCGTGGAGCGGGCGCTGCGGCCGCACCTGGGGCGGGTCGACCTGTTCATGACCGTGAGCCAGGGCCGGGTCGGGCGGTTCGACGTGGAGCGGACCAACGGGGCCTGGCGGGGCGGGTTCCCGGACAACGAGAACGCCTCCAGCACCGGCCTGGCCCCGGTCGCCGACCCTGGTTCGCAGCCGCAGTGGACGACGACCACCCTGCCGTACGCGGCGATCGTCGCCGCGCCCACCGGCCGGTTCCCCGTGTACGACAACACGAGCGTCACCGAGATCCCGGCGGGCGGCACGGAGGCCGTCGTCCGGCCGGACGGGCCGACGCCCGGGTCGAGCGCCCGGGCCGGCGGCGGCGGGGACTACCTGTCCAACGAGATCGCCTACCGGGCGACGCTGCTGCGCGACCGCCTGGGGCTGCACGACGTGCTGCCGGGCGGGCATGTGCACACGCCGGTGCTGCAGTTCGGGGCGGGCAACACCGACCCGGCGTCGGGGGCGGTGACGGACCCGGAGTTCGTCCGCAACCGGCTGGACATCATCGCCCAGGTGCGCACGATCCTGACGGTGGCGGCCGGCAGTCCGGTCACCGGGTGA